In one Agathobacter rectalis ATCC 33656 genomic region, the following are encoded:
- a CDS encoding GNAT family N-acetyltransferase, which produces MVDHVKKLAKARGCKAIILDSGMPRKAAHTFYEKYGFEKSCYGFESFLE; this is translated from the coding sequence ATGGTTGATCATGTTAAGAAGCTTGCCAAAGCGCGTGGCTGCAAGGCAATCATATTGGATTCAGGTATGCCTCGAAAAGCTGCACATACATTTTATGAGAAGTATGGATTTGAGAAAAGCTGTTATGGGTTTGAGTCGTTTTTGGAATAG